From Micromonospora sp. NBC_01699, a single genomic window includes:
- a CDS encoding NADH-quinone oxidoreductase subunit B encodes MQLPGVLGEPIRFVLNWGRRYSLWVFNFGLACCAIEFIATSMGRHDFIRLGVIPFAHGPRQADLMVVSGTVTDKMAPAIKRLYDQMPEPKYVISFGACSNCGGPYWDSYSVTKGVDQLIPVDVYVPGCPPRPEALLHGILRLQEKIAAEQSGIGGVSRPDPLSAPVDAGTGRSVASLTAPPVRPPAT; translated from the coding sequence ATGCAACTGCCCGGAGTGCTCGGCGAGCCGATCCGGTTCGTACTCAACTGGGGTCGCCGCTATTCATTGTGGGTCTTCAATTTCGGACTGGCCTGCTGCGCGATCGAGTTCATCGCCACCAGCATGGGACGGCACGACTTCATCCGGCTCGGGGTGATCCCGTTCGCCCACGGCCCCCGCCAGGCCGACCTGATGGTGGTTTCCGGCACGGTCACCGACAAGATGGCGCCGGCGATCAAGCGGCTCTACGACCAGATGCCCGAGCCGAAGTACGTCATTTCGTTCGGTGCCTGCTCGAACTGCGGCGGCCCGTACTGGGATTCGTACTCGGTGACCAAGGGGGTCGACCAGCTCATCCCGGTCGACGTCTACGTGCCCGGCTGCCCGCCCCGGCCGGAGGCACTGCTGCACGGCATCCTCCGCCTCCAGGAGAAGATCGCCGCCGAGCAGTCCGGGATCGGCGGCGTGTCCCGCCCGGATCCGCTCAGTGCACCGGTCGACGCCGGCACCGGCCGCAGCGTCGCGTCGCTCACCGCACCACCGGTACGCCCGCCCGCGACCTGA
- a CDS encoding SigE family RNA polymerase sigma factor has product MTVTTGPGVDASPPVAPAGEADPDRAEKVEFDAFYHAHFRSMTVHLCAYTGDLGQAQDLVQEAFCRAFARWDRVVRYDDPVAWVRRVAWNLATSRWRRLRTAQAYLRRQREEHVAGPTPDRVALTAALALLPSNHRRAVVLHHLGDMTIAEIARQEGVAEGTVKSWLHRARVALAEQLTDRREQSNG; this is encoded by the coding sequence GTGACGGTGACGACAGGTCCGGGTGTCGATGCTTCACCACCGGTTGCGCCCGCTGGTGAAGCGGACCCGGACAGAGCCGAGAAAGTGGAGTTTGATGCGTTCTACCACGCGCATTTCAGGTCGATGACGGTGCATCTGTGTGCGTACACGGGGGATCTGGGGCAGGCGCAGGATCTGGTGCAGGAGGCGTTCTGTCGGGCGTTCGCGCGGTGGGACCGGGTGGTTCGGTACGACGATCCGGTGGCCTGGGTGCGTCGGGTGGCGTGGAATCTGGCGACGAGTCGGTGGCGGCGGTTGCGTACGGCGCAGGCGTATCTGCGTCGGCAGCGGGAGGAGCACGTGGCGGGTCCGACGCCGGATCGGGTGGCGTTGACCGCGGCGTTGGCCCTGTTGCCGTCGAATCATCGGCGGGCGGTGGTGTTGCACCACCTCGGTGACATGACGATCGCCGAGATAGCCCGGCAGGAGGGGGTGGCGGAGGGCACGGTGAAGTCCTGGTTGCATCGGGCCCGTGTCGCCCTGGCCGAGCAGTTGACCGACCGCAGGGAGCAGAGCAATGGCTGA
- a CDS encoding DUF2252 domain-containing protein, whose protein sequence is MSTDQRADQLVDVLIAEFGESMALDPAAFRRKFRKMAATPFAFYRGSASVFYADLTGDFADDRFLNPRTSRVWIHGDLHAENFGTYMNGSGQLVFNVNDFDEAYVGPFSWDLKRFVASVALIGYAKALSDDVITDLVSRFAEAYLTELRAIAAGGEEAIGSITLDNADGVLRTVLQRARLSTRVDLLSAQTTIDNYERRFALADGVFEIDEAARAEVVAAYERYLDTLPVSSGGLRPVAAQIKDVVLRKGVGIGSAGLPSYNLLLEGHTQALENDVVIYMKQAQVPAVARYIDDPGVRGYFQHQGHRTAESQRALQAHADPWLGFTELGGIGQLVAEVSPYAADLDWSDVNEPAELAGVIGDLGRAVARMHSVADDESSHDLVDYSTEEEIVAVVDKDEAGFVAHLVDFAHTYGLRAREDHQIFVDLFRNGRLPGL, encoded by the coding sequence ATGAGCACTGATCAACGGGCGGACCAGCTGGTCGACGTCCTGATCGCCGAGTTCGGCGAGTCGATGGCCCTGGACCCGGCCGCGTTCCGGCGCAAGTTCCGCAAGATGGCCGCCACCCCGTTCGCCTTCTACCGGGGCAGCGCCTCGGTCTTCTACGCGGACCTGACCGGCGACTTCGCCGACGACCGCTTCCTCAACCCGCGTACCAGCCGGGTCTGGATCCACGGCGATCTGCACGCCGAGAACTTCGGCACCTACATGAACGGCTCCGGCCAACTCGTGTTCAACGTCAACGACTTCGACGAGGCGTACGTCGGGCCGTTCTCCTGGGACCTGAAACGGTTCGTCGCCAGCGTGGCGTTGATCGGGTACGCCAAGGCCCTATCCGACGACGTGATCACCGACCTGGTGAGCCGGTTCGCCGAGGCGTACCTGACCGAACTGCGGGCGATCGCGGCCGGCGGCGAGGAGGCGATCGGCTCGATCACCCTCGACAACGCCGACGGGGTGCTGCGTACGGTGTTGCAGCGGGCCCGGTTGAGCACCCGGGTCGACCTGCTCTCCGCCCAGACCACGATCGACAACTACGAGCGCCGGTTCGCGCTCGCCGACGGCGTGTTCGAGATCGACGAGGCGGCCCGCGCCGAGGTGGTGGCCGCGTACGAGCGCTACCTCGACACCCTGCCGGTGTCGAGCGGGGGCCTGCGTCCGGTTGCCGCCCAGATCAAGGACGTGGTGCTGCGCAAGGGCGTGGGCATCGGTTCGGCCGGCCTGCCGTCGTACAACCTGCTGCTGGAGGGGCACACCCAGGCGCTGGAGAACGACGTGGTGATCTACATGAAGCAGGCCCAGGTGCCGGCCGTCGCCCGGTACATCGACGATCCGGGCGTACGCGGCTACTTCCAGCACCAGGGGCACCGTACCGCCGAGTCGCAGCGGGCCCTTCAGGCGCACGCCGACCCGTGGCTGGGCTTCACCGAGCTGGGCGGGATCGGCCAGTTGGTCGCCGAGGTGTCCCCGTACGCCGCCGACCTGGACTGGTCCGACGTCAACGAGCCGGCGGAGCTGGCCGGGGTGATCGGTGACCTGGGTCGGGCGGTGGCCCGGATGCACTCGGTCGCCGACGACGAGTCCAGCCACGACCTGGTCGACTACTCCACCGAGGAGGAGATCGTCGCGGTGGTGGACAAGGACGAGGCCGGCTTCGTGGCCCACCTGGTCGACTTCGCGCACACCTACGGGTTGCGGGCCCGCGAGGACCACCAGATCTTCGTAGACCTGTTCCGCAACGGCCGCCTGCCCGGCCTGTGA
- a CDS encoding NADH-quinone oxidoreductase subunit C — MAEEIGARLGVVLGGAEITVGVSGGQAYARATVDVAPDGWRDAVRGARDDAELSCDFFDWLSAVDELADGFDIVAHLWSIRHRHGVLLRTRVPRSDPRVPSVVDLFPGAAWHERETHEMFGIGFTGHDDLRPLLLPPEFEGHPLRKEFVLASRVAKPWPGAKEPGESEAGAARRQPMRPPGVPAPGEWGDR; from the coding sequence ATGGCGGAGGAGATTGGTGCGCGGCTGGGCGTGGTGCTCGGGGGTGCGGAGATCACCGTCGGGGTGTCGGGCGGGCAGGCGTACGCGCGGGCCACCGTCGACGTGGCGCCGGACGGATGGCGGGACGCGGTTCGGGGGGCCCGGGACGACGCCGAGCTGAGCTGCGACTTCTTCGACTGGCTCTCGGCCGTGGACGAGCTGGCGGACGGGTTCGACATCGTCGCGCACCTCTGGTCGATCCGGCACCGGCACGGTGTGCTGCTGCGTACCCGGGTGCCCCGGTCGGACCCGCGGGTACCGTCCGTGGTGGACCTCTTCCCCGGCGCCGCCTGGCACGAGCGCGAGACGCACGAGATGTTCGGGATCGGGTTCACCGGGCACGACGACCTCCGGCCGCTGCTGCTGCCACCGGAATTCGAGGGACACCCGCTGCGCAAGGAGTTCGTGCTCGCCTCAAGGGTGGCCAAGCCGTGGCCGGGGGCGAAGGAACCGGGCGAGTCGGAGGCGGGAGCCGCCCGCCGGCAGCCGATGCGGCCGCCGGGCGTACCGGCACCGGGCGAATGGGGCGACCGCTGA
- a CDS encoding glucose 1-dehydrogenase, with translation MRAVTVVPGVAGSLGVAEDYPEPPIDEGAVLVQALSVGVCGTDHEIIAGHYGEAPPGATELVIGHESLGRVLEDPTGSLRPGDLVAGVVRHPDPVPCPNCAAGEWDMCRNGQYTEHGIKGRAGFARERWRVDPEYAILLEPALAEVGTLLEPTSVVAKAWEHIERIGARAVWKPETVLVTGAGPIGLLAALLACQRGLTVHVLDLAKTGPKPELVRALGAQYHSEGMAALGFAPDVVLECTGAPSVVLDVMCQAAPNGIVCLTGVSTGGRLIDFDAGALNRELVLENNVVFGSVNANRRHWDLAATALARADRQWLGSLISRRVPVEAYTEAYTPAPNEIKTVLDFS, from the coding sequence GTGCGGGCTGTGACGGTGGTGCCGGGGGTGGCTGGGTCGTTGGGGGTGGCGGAGGACTATCCGGAGCCGCCGATCGATGAGGGGGCGGTGCTGGTTCAGGCGTTGTCCGTGGGGGTGTGCGGGACCGATCACGAGATCATCGCGGGGCACTATGGGGAGGCGCCGCCGGGGGCGACGGAGCTTGTCATCGGGCACGAGTCGCTCGGTCGGGTGTTGGAAGATCCGACGGGTTCGCTGCGTCCGGGTGACCTGGTCGCGGGGGTGGTCCGGCATCCGGATCCGGTGCCGTGCCCGAACTGCGCGGCCGGCGAGTGGGACATGTGCCGCAACGGCCAGTACACCGAGCACGGCATCAAGGGCCGGGCCGGCTTCGCCCGCGAACGCTGGCGGGTCGACCCGGAGTACGCCATCCTGCTGGAACCGGCGTTGGCCGAGGTCGGCACGCTGCTCGAACCGACCAGTGTGGTGGCGAAGGCATGGGAACATATCGAGCGGATCGGTGCGCGGGCGGTGTGGAAGCCGGAGACCGTACTGGTCACCGGGGCCGGCCCGATCGGCCTGCTGGCCGCCCTGCTGGCCTGCCAACGCGGCCTGACCGTACACGTACTGGATCTCGCCAAGACGGGGCCGAAGCCGGAGCTGGTACGGGCGCTGGGCGCGCAGTACCACTCCGAGGGGATGGCCGCGCTCGGGTTCGCCCCCGACGTGGTGCTCGAATGCACCGGAGCGCCGTCGGTGGTCCTCGACGTGATGTGCCAGGCCGCGCCGAACGGGATCGTCTGCCTCACCGGTGTCTCCACCGGCGGGCGCCTGATCGACTTTGACGCCGGTGCGCTGAACCGGGAGCTGGTGCTGGAGAACAACGTGGTGTTCGGCTCGGTCAACGCCAACCGTCGGCACTGGGACCTCGCCGCGACCGCGCTGGCCAGGGCCGACCGGCAGTGGTTGGGCTCGCTGATCAGCCGCCGGGTGCCGGTGGAGGCGTACACCGAGGCGTACACCCCCGCCCCCAACGAGATCAAGACCGTGCTCGACTTCAGCTGA